The following coding sequences are from one Chanos chanos chromosome 12, fChaCha1.1, whole genome shotgun sequence window:
- the LOC115825268 gene encoding protein tyrosine phosphatase type IVA 3-like isoform X2, with translation MARMNRPAPVEVCYKNMRFLITHNPTNSTLSSFIEDWPFDDGAPPPSKVVEDWLNLLRSRFMEDPGCCVAVHCVAGLGRAPVLVALALIESGMKYEDAIQFIRQKRRGAINSKQLTYLEKYRPKQRLRYKHPHIFKNKCCIM, from the exons ATGGCTCGTATGAACCGACCAGCTCCGGTGGAGGTCTGCTACAAGAACATGCGttttctcatcacacacaaccccaccaaCTCCACCCTCAGCAGCTTCATAGAA gACTGGCCGTTTGACGATGGAGCTCCTCCACCCTCCAAGGTGGTGGAGGACTGGCTGAACCTGTTAAGGAGTCGCTTTATGGAAGATCCAGGCTGCTGTGTGGCCGTGCACTGCGTGGCAGGACTGGGCAG GGCTCCGGTGTTGGTGGCTTTGGCTCTGATCGAGAGTGGGATGAAGTATGAAGACGCCATTCAGTTTATCAGACA gAAGCGTAGAGGGGCTATTAACAGTAAGCAGCTGACCTACCTGGAGAAATACAGGCCCAAACAGAGACTGCGTTACAAACATCCACACATTTTCAAGAACAAATGTTGCATCATGTGA
- the LOC115825268 gene encoding protein tyrosine phosphatase type IVA 3-like isoform X3 — MARMNRPAPVEVCYKNMRFLITHNPTNSTLSSFIEDLKKYGATTVVRVCEVTYDKAPLEKDGITVVDWPFDDGAPPPSKVVEDWLNLLRSRFMEDPGCCVAVHCVAGLGRAPVLVALALIESGMKYEDAIQFIRQKRRGAINSKQLTYLEKYRPKQRLRYKHPHIFKNKCCIM, encoded by the exons ATGGCTCGTATGAACCGACCAGCTCCGGTGGAGGTCTGCTACAAGAACATGCGttttctcatcacacacaaccccaccaaCTCCACCCTCAGCAGCTTCATAGAA gacctgAAGAAGTATGGTGCCACGAcagtggtgcgtgtgtgtgaggtgacatACGACAAGGCTCCTCTGGAGAAAGATGGCATTACAGtcgtg gACTGGCCGTTTGACGATGGAGCTCCTCCACCCTCCAAGGTGGTGGAGGACTGGCTGAACCTGTTAAGGAGTCGCTTTATGGAAGATCCAGGCTGCTGTGTGGCCGTGCACTGCGTGGCAGGACTGGGCAG GGCTCCGGTGTTGGTGGCTTTGGCTCTGATCGAGAGTGGGATGAAGTATGAAGACGCCATTCAGTTTATCAGACA gAAGCGTAGAGGGGCTATTAACAGTAAGCAGCTGACCTACCTGGAGAAATACAGGCCCAAACAGAGACTGCGTTACAAACATCCACACATTTTCAAGAACAAATGTTGCATCATGTGA
- the LOC115825268 gene encoding protein tyrosine phosphatase type IVA 3-like isoform X1, with protein sequence MARMNRPAPVEVCYKNMRFLITHNPTNSTLSSFIEDLKKYGATTVVRVCEVTYDKAPLEKDGITVVDWPFDDGAPPPSKVVEDWLNLLRSRFMEDPGCCVAVHCVAGLGRKRRGAINSKQLTYLEKYRPKQRLRYKHPHIFKNKCCIM encoded by the exons ATGGCTCGTATGAACCGACCAGCTCCGGTGGAGGTCTGCTACAAGAACATGCGttttctcatcacacacaaccccaccaaCTCCACCCTCAGCAGCTTCATAGAA gacctgAAGAAGTATGGTGCCACGAcagtggtgcgtgtgtgtgaggtgacatACGACAAGGCTCCTCTGGAGAAAGATGGCATTACAGtcgtg gACTGGCCGTTTGACGATGGAGCTCCTCCACCCTCCAAGGTGGTGGAGGACTGGCTGAACCTGTTAAGGAGTCGCTTTATGGAAGATCCAGGCTGCTGTGTGGCCGTGCACTGCGTGGCAGGACTGGGCAG gAAGCGTAGAGGGGCTATTAACAGTAAGCAGCTGACCTACCTGGAGAAATACAGGCCCAAACAGAGACTGCGTTACAAACATCCACACATTTTCAAGAACAAATGTTGCATCATGTGA